The uncultured Flavobacterium sp. genome contains a region encoding:
- a CDS encoding beta-1,3-glucanase family protein: MRNFKLQKKLFAALLLALLFNFSYGQGPIPFTISNTSTFNDNELYVAIVGIDYNTGNHVWVDAKTSQVLPMSSSYNTVTGPTIGGNTGPGQNSKYAACFTKLSDIPNKTFTLPQIAGCRVFIAKGQQLYFYFFGASGAPSGYTSPNPLNATDPNQGILYEIIELTNNQYGFFGNPSRVDSYKYPMGLELFGANGYQKRVGELKKHADIVAAFKANVPAEFQGCVNDATGEITAPSKTPAFADGTGGTSVGAQANYLKSYIDAIWNKYKNEDLIFYAGDAGVFKGRVAGEQLEVVGQSGGFVGRTGRVQNRPTTQEALEGKGVLDRRLVDGDLDLVVQAQLTAAINRHMVNTTTANPGQQNWYNAAQFYQTNPTNHYSKFWHLPGISVDNLAYGFAYDDVADQSPSLHTPQPTKVIATFGGYAGTVPSVPATTDVITVYKDCNYTGFSGGLTIGDYNLARLNTLGVLNDDISSLKITPGFQAILYQDDNFTGASTVINSDNACLNTTWNDKVTSIRILANGTTTLGNQTFFLQNRNSNLYMDVWGASLSNGAAINQGALNSGNNQKFTFTHLGDGLYKIIANHSGQSLDVNNFNKDNGAHVEQYPYNATTNQQFVLVATGDGFYKIVARHSGRIVEVAGASTASGAVVQQWDNNNQTCGQWKLVPATSSQTAVLIQAEDYSAMSGIQVEATTDTGGGSNVGYTETGDWMAYNSINFPTTGSYLIEYRVASAVTGGKLSSDLNGGTIVLGNVDVPNTGGWQNWQTVSQTVNVNAGTYNFGIYIQNTGMNINWIKITKTGSSAKMASVAIEDEPVETDLNVYPSPVENTLFVTTNVTGGYISIVDSQTGNIVSKQKFSNNSIDVSHLRRGIYLVVFEKDGTKTIKRFIKK; encoded by the coding sequence ATGAGAAATTTTAAATTACAAAAAAAACTTTTTGCTGCATTGCTGTTGGCATTGCTATTTAATTTTAGTTATGGCCAAGGCCCAATTCCGTTTACGATTAGTAATACCTCAACATTTAATGACAACGAATTGTATGTTGCCATTGTAGGTATTGATTATAATACGGGAAATCATGTTTGGGTTGATGCCAAAACAAGTCAGGTTTTGCCAATGAGTTCGTCTTATAATACCGTTACAGGACCAACAATTGGCGGGAATACCGGACCGGGACAAAACTCAAAATACGCTGCGTGTTTTACTAAATTGAGTGATATTCCGAACAAAACTTTTACGCTGCCACAAATTGCAGGCTGCAGGGTTTTTATTGCCAAAGGACAACAATTGTATTTCTACTTTTTTGGAGCAAGTGGAGCTCCGTCAGGATATACATCGCCAAATCCGTTGAATGCAACTGACCCGAATCAAGGAATTTTGTATGAAATCATCGAATTGACTAATAATCAATACGGTTTTTTTGGAAATCCATCGAGAGTTGATTCGTATAAATACCCAATGGGATTGGAGTTATTTGGCGCCAACGGATATCAAAAAAGAGTTGGAGAACTAAAGAAACACGCTGATATTGTGGCAGCTTTTAAAGCCAATGTTCCGGCAGAATTTCAAGGTTGTGTTAATGATGCGACAGGCGAAATTACAGCACCATCAAAAACTCCTGCTTTCGCCGATGGAACAGGTGGAACCAGTGTTGGGGCTCAGGCTAATTATTTAAAATCATACATTGATGCAATCTGGAATAAATATAAAAATGAAGATTTAATATTTTATGCCGGAGATGCCGGAGTTTTCAAAGGAAGGGTTGCTGGAGAACAACTCGAAGTCGTAGGACAATCAGGTGGTTTTGTGGGACGTACAGGGCGTGTTCAAAACAGACCAACAACGCAGGAAGCTCTTGAAGGAAAGGGCGTTCTGGACAGAAGATTGGTCGACGGAGATCTCGATCTTGTAGTTCAGGCGCAATTAACAGCGGCTATTAACCGCCATATGGTGAATACGACAACTGCTAATCCGGGACAGCAAAACTGGTATAATGCAGCACAATTTTATCAAACGAATCCCACCAATCATTATTCTAAATTCTGGCATTTACCAGGAATAAGTGTTGATAATCTGGCTTATGGATTTGCTTATGATGATGTGGCAGATCAGTCGCCATCACTTCATACTCCGCAACCTACAAAAGTCATTGCCACTTTTGGAGGATATGCAGGAACAGTACCTTCAGTTCCGGCTACAACAGATGTAATCACCGTTTATAAAGATTGTAACTACACAGGATTTTCTGGCGGATTAACTATTGGAGATTATAATCTGGCGCGTTTGAATACTTTAGGCGTTTTGAATGATGATATTTCATCACTTAAAATCACTCCCGGTTTTCAGGCGATTTTGTATCAGGATGATAATTTTACGGGAGCATCAACAGTGATTAATTCTGATAATGCGTGTTTAAACACAACTTGGAATGACAAAGTAACTTCGATTAGAATTCTGGCAAACGGAACTACAACTTTAGGTAACCAAACTTTCTTTTTGCAAAACAGAAACAGTAATTTATACATGGATGTCTGGGGCGCGAGTTTATCTAACGGAGCAGCTATTAATCAAGGCGCTTTAAACTCAGGGAACAATCAGAAATTTACGTTTACACATTTAGGAGATGGATTGTACAAAATCATAGCCAATCATAGCGGACAATCTTTAGATGTAAACAATTTCAACAAAGACAATGGAGCGCATGTAGAACAATATCCATACAATGCAACCACAAACCAGCAATTTGTATTGGTTGCTACAGGTGACGGATTCTACAAAATTGTTGCCAGACATAGCGGTAGAATTGTTGAAGTTGCCGGAGCAAGTACAGCTTCTGGAGCAGTTGTACAGCAATGGGATAATAACAACCAGACTTGTGGACAATGGAAATTAGTTCCGGCTACAAGTTCTCAAACAGCAGTTTTAATTCAGGCCGAAGATTATTCTGCAATGAGCGGAATTCAGGTTGAAGCGACCACAGATACTGGCGGAGGTTCGAATGTTGGTTATACTGAAACTGGCGATTGGATGGCTTATAACAGCATTAATTTTCCAACTACAGGTTCATATTTAATCGAATACAGAGTGGCGAGCGCTGTAACAGGAGGTAAATTATCATCGGATTTAAACGGTGGAACTATTGTTTTAGGAAATGTTGATGTACCAAACACAGGAGGCTGGCAAAACTGGCAAACGGTATCACAAACCGTAAATGTGAATGCGGGAACGTACAATTTTGGAATCTACATTCAAAATACGGGAATGAATATCAACTGGATTAAAATTACAAAAACAGGTTCAAGTGCAAAAATGGCTTCGGTTGCAATTGAAGATGAACCAGTTGAAACGGACTTAAATGTATATCCAAGTCCTGTTGAAAACACACTTTTTGTAACCACAAATGTTACCGGAGGATATATCAGTATTGTAGATTCTCAAACCGGAAATATAGTTTCAAAACAAAAATTCTCGAACAACAGCATAGACGTTTCGCATTTAAGAAGAGGCATTTATTTAGTAGTTTTTGAAAAAGACGGAACAAAAACGATTAAACGTTTTATTAAAAAATAA
- a CDS encoding chitin-binding domain-containing protein, whose amino-acid sequence MSTENENLKKKNAENIPDLGFNYTEETVSKPEANNVVRGSYGLRDADGKFRTVTYTTDSRGFPPMPDPKDSDVPTPPGE is encoded by the coding sequence ATGAGTACTGAAAATGAGAATTTAAAAAAGAAAAATGCTGAAAACATCCCCGATCTTGGGTTTAACTACACTGAGGAAACTGTTAGCAAACCAGAAGCCAATAATGTCGTAAGAGGTAGCTATGGGTTGAGGGATGCGGATGGAAAATTCAGAACTGTTACCTATACTACTGATAGCAGGGGTTTCCCTCCAATGCCAGACCCAAAAGATTCTGATGTTCCTACTCCTCCCGGCGAATAA
- a CDS encoding family 16 glycosylhydrolase produces the protein MTLIMLSPFLKIHSQCNTLVWSDEFNGTTVDATKWQSISGNGCPSLCGFGNGEAQRYDPNQATIVKEGTDSYLNIEAKYEPNAQFPAQPYSSAKLTTEGKYAIKYGRIEARMKLSSGMGAWPAFWMLPAGTSNWPFTGEIDIMEAKHRNPKSIDGTIHYDGGGYHYTGRSYSSPTDLSTEFHVYAVEWGPNIIKWFIDGNLFHTATPNTTVNGGWPFNDQQFYIILNLAVGSAGTPYTSVNGAGVEPIPADFPAKLQVDYVRVYSGSFTYGVLGDAKVYNNETGKTYSINTIAGATYNWTVPAGATITSGQGTNAITVNWGTSGGDVSVATTVSGCAANTYKLAVTTEVPLPVERIYEDFQTNRNIVYGLKTGVLTEVVANPSTTGINTSASVGKYVRNASELYDVLNIKNVVISNANDYVYGRKKISFDIYTSAPVGTKISMQLENSLVTTATNFPSGRHSGYKATTTVQNKWETIEFEFEKVIDPNTSALTINNVVFLFESNSNSGATYYFDNLLTKAAPEKPIIATDVLQNYDGINKIIKGTTTGTYSVVANPGTNSVNNSANVAKYVRNVTEQYDVLFFNTQSTIEDAGLLKNQTNKILIDVYTSAPIGTVVSLNLENSATSLPANYPTGRNSNYVAITTKQNQWETLTFYYNSSPDAGTSNLAVNQMVILANSGSYTNDTYYFDNIRIGSTKLPDTYTPGVVYEDYQTIHNITFRDAIGTYTPNTPNPSATGINTSTNVGKYVRKSTELYDNFSFNTTLTNIGEFKSGAKKFAMDVYTSAPVGSVISWQAESSASVPSNYPVGRHSIYQAVVKQTNTWHTLVFTYASSPDASTLDSEVNRFVFLLEPGTSSGNTYYFDNIRVVNLVDTENPPATLPAPWVSTDLGAVTPAGEATHASGTFTIKGSGNDIWDTGDQFQFVNQSITGDAEIIAKVNSLTNTNTYAKAGVMFRETLTATSKHAMTDVSAAAGVEFLSRDTVSGITTATVAAGTAPKWIRVTRAGNVFTSYTSDNGTTWTQLGTPRTIAMASTVYVGMAVTSHANGTLATGVFSDVIVRNITPPTNNVNLALAKTATASTEENATFSSAKATDGDAGTRWASSFANTSEWIYVDLQSNYNINRVVLKWEAAFATQYKVQISTDNVFTESETVNTQTASDGGTDDLVVSGTGRYIRILCNTKALTPYGYSLYEIEAYGSASTAKKASAIIEDTQAETTTFVMYPNPASNYIQLSLPEKLDNKVVTIYDDLGTLVAENKFDANTTEGLIDISRLRRGIYILNFKSDQKSWTKKLIKQ, from the coding sequence ATGACTCTTATTATGTTATCGCCTTTTTTAAAAATTCACTCACAATGTAACACACTGGTTTGGTCAGATGAATTTAATGGTACAACTGTAGATGCGACCAAATGGCAAAGCATTTCAGGAAACGGTTGTCCATCGCTTTGTGGCTTCGGCAATGGCGAAGCACAGCGTTACGATCCTAATCAGGCAACAATTGTCAAGGAAGGAACGGATAGTTATTTGAACATTGAGGCAAAGTATGAACCAAATGCTCAATTTCCGGCTCAACCGTATTCTTCGGCAAAACTAACTACTGAAGGAAAATATGCTATAAAATACGGCAGAATTGAAGCTCGTATGAAATTATCATCTGGAATGGGCGCGTGGCCAGCATTCTGGATGTTACCGGCTGGTACATCAAATTGGCCTTTTACAGGAGAAATTGATATTATGGAAGCCAAACACAGAAACCCAAAATCCATAGATGGAACGATTCATTATGATGGCGGTGGTTATCATTATACAGGAAGAAGTTATAGTTCTCCAACTGATTTGTCTACAGAATTTCACGTTTATGCTGTAGAATGGGGACCAAATATCATAAAATGGTTTATTGATGGAAATTTATTTCACACTGCGACACCAAATACGACTGTAAATGGCGGATGGCCTTTTAACGATCAACAGTTTTATATTATTTTAAATCTGGCTGTTGGTAGCGCAGGAACGCCTTATACAAGTGTAAATGGCGCTGGTGTTGAACCAATTCCAGCTGATTTTCCGGCAAAACTGCAAGTAGATTACGTTCGCGTTTATAGCGGAAGTTTTACCTATGGAGTTTTGGGCGATGCAAAAGTATATAACAACGAAACGGGTAAAACCTATTCTATAAATACGATTGCTGGTGCAACTTACAACTGGACAGTTCCTGCGGGAGCAACAATTACGTCAGGACAAGGCACAAATGCGATTACTGTAAACTGGGGAACGTCTGGGGGAGATGTTTCGGTAGCGACTACAGTTTCGGGATGTGCTGCAAATACTTATAAACTGGCTGTAACTACTGAAGTTCCTTTGCCGGTAGAAAGAATTTACGAAGATTTTCAAACGAATCGAAATATAGTTTACGGACTTAAAACGGGAGTTTTAACAGAAGTGGTTGCAAATCCGTCGACTACGGGAATCAATACTTCGGCTTCTGTGGGGAAATATGTTCGTAATGCTTCTGAATTATATGATGTTCTAAATATCAAAAATGTAGTAATCAGCAATGCTAATGATTATGTTTATGGCAGAAAGAAAATCTCTTTTGATATTTATACTTCGGCGCCTGTTGGAACTAAAATTTCGATGCAATTAGAGAATAGTCTGGTTACAACGGCTACAAATTTTCCATCAGGAAGACATAGCGGTTACAAAGCCACAACAACGGTTCAGAACAAATGGGAAACGATCGAATTTGAATTCGAAAAAGTGATTGACCCAAATACAAGCGCATTGACAATCAATAATGTAGTTTTTCTTTTTGAATCTAATTCGAATTCCGGAGCGACGTATTATTTTGATAATCTGCTGACAAAAGCTGCGCCTGAAAAGCCAATTATTGCGACAGATGTTTTACAAAACTACGACGGAATCAATAAAATTATCAAAGGAACTACAACCGGAACTTATTCTGTGGTTGCAAATCCGGGAACAAATTCGGTTAATAATTCTGCAAATGTGGCGAAGTATGTTCGTAATGTAACGGAACAATATGATGTGCTTTTCTTTAATACGCAAAGTACGATTGAAGATGCCGGTTTATTGAAAAATCAGACGAATAAGATCCTGATTGATGTTTATACTTCGGCGCCAATTGGTACGGTTGTAAGTCTGAATTTAGAAAACAGCGCGACATCACTTCCTGCAAATTATCCAACAGGAAGAAACAGTAATTATGTAGCGATCACAACGAAACAAAATCAATGGGAAACGCTGACTTTCTATTACAATTCAAGTCCTGACGCGGGAACTTCAAATCTTGCGGTAAACCAAATGGTGATTTTGGCGAACTCAGGTTCTTATACAAACGACACGTATTATTTTGATAATATCAGAATTGGTTCTACTAAATTACCGGACACTTATACGCCTGGAGTTGTGTACGAAGATTATCAAACGATTCACAATATCACGTTTAGAGATGCTATTGGAACGTATACGCCAAATACTCCAAATCCAAGTGCGACGGGAATTAATACTTCTACGAATGTTGGAAAATATGTTAGAAAATCAACAGAGTTGTATGATAACTTTTCATTCAACACTACATTAACCAATATAGGAGAATTCAAATCAGGAGCTAAAAAATTTGCTATGGATGTGTATACTTCGGCTCCGGTTGGATCTGTAATTTCATGGCAGGCAGAAAGCAGTGCTTCGGTTCCGTCAAATTATCCAGTTGGCAGACATAGTATTTATCAGGCAGTTGTAAAACAAACCAATACTTGGCATACGCTTGTATTTACATACGCAAGTTCTCCCGATGCTTCAACATTAGATAGTGAAGTAAATCGTTTTGTTTTCTTGTTAGAACCAGGAACAAGCTCAGGAAACACTTATTATTTTGATAATATCAGAGTGGTAAATTTAGTTGATACAGAAAATCCACCTGCAACTTTACCGGCGCCGTGGGTAAGCACAGATTTAGGTGCTGTAACTCCTGCGGGAGAAGCCACTCACGCAAGTGGAACTTTCACGATCAAAGGATCAGGAAATGATATTTGGGATACAGGCGATCAGTTTCAATTTGTAAATCAATCAATAACCGGTGATGCTGAAATTATCGCCAAAGTAAATTCACTTACAAACACCAATACATATGCAAAAGCCGGAGTAATGTTTCGAGAAACTTTAACTGCAACTTCTAAACACGCCATGACAGATGTTAGCGCGGCAGCAGGCGTAGAATTTTTATCAAGAGATACTGTTTCAGGAATCACAACTGCTACGGTAGCGGCTGGAACGGCTCCAAAATGGATTCGTGTTACAAGAGCAGGAAACGTGTTTACATCTTATACTTCAGATAATGGAACTACGTGGACGCAACTCGGTACACCAAGAACCATTGCAATGGCGAGTACTGTTTATGTGGGAATGGCTGTAACATCTCATGCAAATGGAACTTTGGCAACAGGAGTTTTCAGCGATGTTATTGTTCGAAATATTACGCCTCCAACCAACAATGTCAATTTGGCTTTAGCCAAAACCGCTACAGCTTCTACAGAAGAGAATGCGACTTTTTCTTCGGCGAAAGCCACAGATGGAGATGCAGGAACAAGATGGGCGAGTAGTTTTGCCAATACAAGCGAATGGATTTATGTTGATCTTCAAAGCAATTACAACATCAATCGCGTCGTATTGAAATGGGAAGCTGCTTTCGCAACACAATACAAAGTGCAAATTTCTACTGATAATGTTTTCACCGAAAGTGAAACCGTAAACACACAAACGGCCAGCGATGGTGGAACAGATGATTTAGTAGTAAGCGGAACCGGAAGATACATTCGAATTTTATGCAATACTAAAGCTCTGACTCCATACGGATATTCATTGTATGAAATAGAAGCTTACGGATCTGCTTCAACAGCTAAAAAAGCTTCGGCAATAATTGAAGATACTCAAGCCGAAACTACAACTTTTGTTATGTATCCAAATCCGGCAAGCAATTATATTCAACTTTCATTGCCTGAAAAACTAGACAACAAAGTCGTAACAATTTATGATGATTTAGGAACATTGGTAGCAGAAAATAAATTTGATGCAAATACTACTGAAGGTCTAATTGATATCAGCAGACTTAGAAGAGGAATTTATATTCTGAACTTTAAATCTGATCAGAAAAGCTGGACTAAAAAATTGATTAAGCAATAA
- a CDS encoding triple tyrosine motif-containing protein, producing MTKFLIRLLVLSILFLSPVVKAQIKKIGVPFITNYNPKTYKAASENWDLLQDSNGMMFFANHFGIMQFDGVRWSIVTQPENKSMVRSLAIDKNNKMYVGAQGDFGYTVQLSNGQYKYTSLVKLVPDSAKNFGDVLHTVIRNNEVVFFSNERIFIYKNNKIKVIKPNAKFDEFFEVNNDIYVSDNEKGLLKLKEDVLVEIPNSAEFIGMKIRKIFETKMGLLLLTQKKGLFIYKNNQLKPFITEADNLFKQYQISTGILLSDGYFGIGTRQTGLIVIDSAGNLIQHINKQMGLQNDYVTNLKTDSESNLWVTLKEGISLIQIASPLSKILDASNSETKIYCSQIYQNKLYIATDNGVFWLDWNAYKNGQHENVHFQHISGMSENVWNVGVFGNSLLAFEKNGIFEIKGNSAQLLAKTDGAWQGVIIPNHPDLLLVGGYNGLYLLKNINNSWVYQHKIKGFEESSRIIITDKDTIWIAHGYKGIYKIKFNKTFDAVSSLQFYNQEAGFPSSLFLNTFKINNEILFGTTKGVYKQNAASKKMIPDLLFKKYLGMDSHIRLLKEDSQKNIWYISGENTGKITQKSDGNFAVEELPFRKLRYLYVPGFENIQTTASGDVFFGTQDGLIHYNNTKNKKYQSKYKAVISEVKCIFPKDSLLFSSRYDVLPTKTESGNSKYSPVLSYSNNALHFSFASLCYDEADATKYEYWLEGFEPKWSDWNLQTEKEYTNLPENEYIFHVRAKNIYDVVSNEAVFKFEISPPWYRTSWAYILYLVLFGVLIYTIIKYQKNLAERDREQLILNQEKELLRNRAELNEQKLILEQENMAIMRENLEATINLKNAKVASNTVNLIHLNKILLSIKDLIGQIDKKNDFNTNYGLLTKINRIIDHELQGDQHWNEFEEIFNQLHDNFMQRLKISFPELTPRDMRLCAYLRMNFNTKEIAPLLGISVRGVEDTRYRIRKKLQLSSEANITEFILNF from the coding sequence ATGACGAAATTTTTAATTAGACTTTTAGTTCTATCAATACTCTTTTTATCTCCGGTTGTTAAGGCTCAGATTAAAAAAATTGGAGTTCCTTTTATCACCAATTACAATCCGAAAACATATAAAGCAGCCTCAGAAAACTGGGATCTTTTACAAGACTCTAACGGAATGATGTTTTTTGCCAACCATTTTGGAATCATGCAATTTGATGGCGTAAGGTGGAGCATCGTTACACAACCTGAGAACAAGAGCATGGTTAGATCTCTTGCGATTGATAAAAATAATAAAATGTATGTGGGCGCTCAGGGCGATTTTGGCTATACGGTTCAGTTATCAAACGGGCAATATAAATATACCTCTTTAGTAAAATTGGTTCCGGATTCGGCTAAGAATTTTGGAGATGTTTTGCATACCGTAATTCGAAACAATGAAGTTGTGTTTTTCTCCAATGAAAGAATATTTATTTATAAGAATAATAAAATCAAGGTAATAAAGCCGAATGCAAAGTTTGATGAGTTTTTTGAAGTCAATAACGATATTTATGTTTCAGATAATGAAAAAGGCTTGTTGAAACTGAAAGAGGATGTTTTAGTTGAAATTCCAAATAGTGCCGAGTTTATCGGAATGAAGATTCGGAAGATTTTCGAAACTAAAATGGGTTTGCTGCTTCTTACACAAAAAAAAGGACTTTTTATTTATAAAAATAATCAGTTAAAACCATTTATAACCGAAGCAGATAATTTGTTTAAGCAATATCAAATTTCGACTGGTATTTTGCTTTCTGATGGATATTTTGGAATCGGGACACGCCAAACCGGATTGATAGTTATAGATAGTGCAGGAAATTTGATTCAGCATATTAATAAACAAATGGGATTGCAGAATGATTATGTGACCAATCTTAAAACGGATTCTGAGAGTAATTTATGGGTAACTTTAAAAGAAGGAATTTCGTTGATTCAGATAGCTTCACCTTTGTCAAAGATATTGGATGCATCAAATTCTGAAACTAAAATATATTGCAGTCAGATTTATCAAAACAAACTTTATATTGCTACAGATAATGGTGTTTTTTGGCTGGATTGGAATGCTTATAAAAACGGCCAACATGAAAATGTACACTTTCAGCATATTTCAGGAATGTCTGAAAATGTTTGGAATGTTGGTGTTTTTGGGAATTCGCTTTTGGCTTTTGAAAAGAACGGAATCTTTGAAATAAAAGGAAATTCGGCTCAATTATTAGCCAAAACAGATGGCGCCTGGCAAGGTGTGATTATTCCGAATCATCCTGATTTATTGCTTGTTGGCGGTTATAATGGCTTGTATTTACTAAAGAACATAAATAATTCCTGGGTGTATCAACACAAAATAAAAGGTTTTGAAGAAAGCAGCAGGATTATTATAACAGATAAAGATACTATCTGGATTGCTCACGGATATAAAGGAATTTACAAGATTAAATTCAATAAAACATTCGACGCCGTTTCAAGTCTTCAGTTTTATAATCAGGAAGCAGGTTTTCCGTCTAGTTTGTTTTTGAATACTTTCAAAATAAACAATGAAATACTTTTTGGGACAACAAAAGGAGTTTACAAACAAAATGCAGCTTCAAAGAAAATGATTCCGGATCTTCTTTTCAAGAAATATCTCGGAATGGACAGTCATATTCGTTTGCTTAAAGAAGATAGCCAAAAGAATATCTGGTACATTTCAGGAGAGAATACCGGAAAAATAACTCAAAAATCAGACGGTAATTTTGCTGTAGAAGAGTTACCTTTTAGAAAGCTCCGATATTTATATGTTCCGGGTTTTGAGAACATTCAAACAACTGCAAGCGGTGATGTTTTCTTTGGCACTCAGGATGGTTTGATTCATTATAATAACACAAAAAACAAGAAATATCAGTCTAAGTATAAAGCAGTTATTTCTGAGGTTAAGTGTATTTTTCCGAAAGACAGTTTGCTGTTTTCCAGTAGATATGATGTACTTCCTACAAAGACAGAATCGGGAAATAGTAAGTACTCGCCAGTTTTATCCTATTCTAATAACGCTTTGCATTTTTCGTTTGCTTCGCTTTGTTACGATGAGGCCGATGCTACGAAATACGAATATTGGCTGGAAGGCTTCGAACCAAAATGGTCAGATTGGAATCTTCAGACGGAAAAAGAGTATACCAATTTGCCCGAAAATGAATATATTTTTCACGTAAGGGCAAAAAATATTTACGATGTTGTAAGTAACGAAGCTGTTTTTAAGTTTGAAATTTCGCCGCCTTGGTACAGAACCAGTTGGGCTTATATTTTGTATTTGGTTCTTTTTGGAGTTTTGATTTATACGATTATCAAATACCAGAAAAACTTGGCAGAACGCGATCGAGAGCAATTAATATTGAATCAGGAAAAAGAACTTTTGCGAAATCGTGCCGAATTAAACGAGCAAAAACTGATATTAGAACAGGAAAATATGGCAATTATGCGAGAGAATCTCGAAGCTACAATTAATCTCAAGAATGCAAAAGTGGCTTCGAATACGGTGAATCTTATTCATTTAAATAAAATTTTGCTTTCTATAAAAGATCTTATTGGTCAGATTGATAAGAAGAATGATTTTAATACCAATTATGGATTATTGACCAAAATTAACCGAATCATTGATCACGAATTACAAGGCGATCAGCACTGGAATGAGTTTGAAGAGATCTTTAATCAGCTTCATGATAATTTCATGCAACGCTTAAAAATCAGTTTTCCGGAATTGACTCCGCGTGATATGAGATTGTGTGCTTATTTGCGAATGAATTTCAATACGAAAGAAATTGCTCCGCTTTTGGGAATTTCTGTTCGTGGTGTTGAAGATACCAGATATCGTATTCGTAAAAAACTACAGCTTTCATCTGAAGCAAATATCACAGAATTTATCCTGAATTTTTGA
- the kduI gene encoding 5-dehydro-4-deoxy-D-glucuronate isomerase — MSISYESRYASSPQAVKQYDTTQLRAEFLIDNLMKKGEITLTYSHYDRYIAGSAVPVSPLKLETIDPLKASYFLERRELGIINVGANGSVEVDGTLYELGHKDALYIGSGNKKVIFKSDDPQNPALFYLNSAPAHTQHPIKKVSLAEANKLQLGTMETANHRTVNQMIIGGIVTTCQLQMGMTELKPGSVWNTMPAHVHDRRMEVYFYLDISENQAVCHFMGEPQETRHIWMNNHQAVISPPWSIHSGSGTSNYTFIWGMAGENLDYGDMDVCKITDLR, encoded by the coding sequence ATGTCAATATCCTACGAATCAAGATATGCTTCAAGTCCGCAAGCCGTAAAACAATACGATACTACGCAATTAAGAGCAGAATTTTTAATTGATAATCTAATGAAAAAAGGCGAAATCACGCTCACTTATTCGCATTATGATCGTTATATTGCTGGCTCTGCAGTTCCGGTTTCTCCACTAAAACTCGAAACTATTGATCCGCTTAAAGCGTCTTATTTTCTGGAAAGAAGAGAATTAGGTATCATCAATGTTGGTGCAAACGGTTCTGTTGAGGTTGACGGAACTTTGTATGAATTGGGTCATAAAGATGCTTTGTACATTGGGAGTGGCAATAAAAAAGTAATTTTCAAAAGCGATGATCCTCAAAATCCTGCTTTGTTTTATTTAAACTCAGCTCCTGCACACACGCAACATCCAATCAAAAAAGTAAGTTTGGCTGAAGCCAATAAACTACAACTTGGAACAATGGAAACGGCAAATCACCGTACGGTAAATCAAATGATTATTGGCGGAATCGTAACTACCTGTCAACTGCAAATGGGAATGACAGAACTAAAACCGGGAAGTGTTTGGAATACAATGCCGGCGCACGTTCACGATCGCCGTATGGAAGTCTATTTCTACTTGGATATTTCCGAAAATCAGGCTGTTTGTCATTTTATGGGAGAACCTCAGGAAACCAGACATATCTGGATGAACAATCATCAGGCAGTTATTTCTCCGCCTTGGTCAATACATTCAGGTTCAGGAACCAGTAATTATACTTTTATCTGGGGAATGGCGGGTGAGAATTTAGATTACGGAGATATGGATGTTTGTAAAATCACAGATTTAAGATAA